From one Colletotrichum destructivum chromosome 3, complete sequence genomic stretch:
- a CDS encoding uncharacterized protein (Putative transcription factor domain, fungi), which yields MLGKRDAASRRLACLAQIAPSIASTVSYANDGDPQSIGLVADVCQPERPGKSGHFLVASLTSPELDIPTTDFLKSRGVFELPPQDVCSRLVRLYFHHAHPFFPVIDASAFLDVFENIGAQKLSLHLLWSVFLAAANASIPIPCPGFSVFAEDDILRLTGFSSRKAMKKAMFLRSKALYDAEYERNKTTRIQANLLMGFWYADTEDRLGPWHWNAKLDPRELGEAWERIPISRRQKYFPVQMEAMIPLWVDLVDITIHQAEILSVQHRVLSVRQSTPEVERIEATRALLTLYRPFMLVDLGMLPPLDGDTSERPINATKKLRTVAQHTNNILGNLIVHDMLKVSQALICIAIVPALLTHLLHASSAEKAARQLGWHYLALCMMAVEELRKTYFGAEILFKLFTRAQEKMQSQHSSRAVPSRTDSVAESPRRNTHQPRPLSPPPPNTTWTAGGSSLVSPTDNIMSENYDVEWILSQCMFPDLSSVATWDQQQDTTLPEAFNP from the exons CAGCATCCCGCAGACTGGCGTGCCTTGCACAAATTGCGCCATCGATAGCGTCGACTGTCAGTTACGCCAACGACG GCGACCCTCAAAGCATAGGCCTGGTGGCCGACGTTTGCCAACCAGAACGCCCGGGAAAGAGCGGGCATTTCCTCGTTGCATCACTGACGAGCCCGGAGCTTGATATACCGACTACAGACTTCTTGAAGAGCCGAGGGGTCTTTgagctgccgccgcaagACGTTTGCAGTCGCCTGGTGCGGCTCTATTTCCACCATGCGCACCCTTTCTTCCCGGTGATCGATGCATCGGCATTTCTCGACGTTTTCGAGAACATCGGGGCACAAAAGCTCAGTCTCCACCTTCTTTGGAGCGTGTTCCTTGCGGCTGCCAATGCAAGTATCCCCATCCCTTGCCCGGGTTTCTCTGTT TTCGCCGAGGATGACATTCTGCGTTTGACCGGGTTTTCTTCGCGCAAAGCCATGAAGAAGGCCATGTTTTTGAGATCCAAG GCTCTTTACGATGCGGAGTACGAGCGAAACAAGACCACCCGTATCCAAGCAAACTTGCTGATGGGTTTCTGGTACGCCGACACCGAAGACAGGCTCGGGCCATGGCACTGGAACG CGAAGCTGGATCCTCGGGAGTTAGGTGAGGCCTGGGAGAGGATACCCATCTCGAGACGCCAAAAATACTTTCCCGTCCAGATGGAGGCCATGATCCCGCTCTGGGTGGACTTGGTTGATATCACCATACATCAAGCAGAGATTCTGTCCGTCCAGCATAGGGTCCTATCGGTTCGGCAAAGCACACCTGAAGTCGAAAGGATAGAAGCAA CTCGGGCATTACTGACCCTTTACCGTCCTTTCATGCTCGTGGACCTTGGCATGTTACCTCCCTTGGATGGTGATACCTCGGAACGACCCATCAACGCCACGAAGAAGTTGAGAACGGTCGCCCAGCACACCAACAACATTCTGGGAAACTTGATCGTTCATGACATGCTCAAGGTGTCGCAGGCTTTGAT CTGTATCGCAATCGTTCCCGCCTTGTTGACGCACCTCTTGCACGCATCATCGGCGGAAAAAGCCGCCCGCCAACTTGGCTGGCACTACCTGGCACTATGCATGATGGCCGTAGAGGAGCTGCGCAAGACATACTTTGGCGCCGAAATCCTCTTCAAGCTGTTCACGCGTGCACAGGAGAAGATGCAGAGCCAGCACTCTTCGCGGGCTGTTCCCTCCAGAACGGATTCGGTCGCGGAATCTCCGCGAAGAAACACCCATCAGCCCAGGCCGTTGAGTCCGCCACCTCCGAATACAACGTGGACTGCGGGGGGCAGCAGCCTCGTAAGCCCAACTGACAATATCAT GTCCGAGAATTACGATGTTGAGTGGATTCTCAGCCAATGCATGTTTCCGGACCTCTCAAGCGTGGCAACATGGGACCAACAACAGGACACCACTCTTCCTGAAGCATTCAATCCCTAA
- a CDS encoding Putative short-chain dehydrogenase/reductase SDR, NAD(P)-binding domain superfamily, translating into MALRVSNLVSRAWTKGLFDGTVVFCTGGNGTICSAQVKALVYLGADACIVGRNVEKTLKMAEDISRARPHSRVLGIGNVDVRNSERLNAAVEECVAKLGAIDFVIAGAAGNFLSPIEGLSTNAFKSVVDIDLLGSYNTVKATMPHLLASANRARSTSLPSGGRIIFISATFHYTGMPYQAHVASAKAGVDALSASVALEYGPRGVTSNVISPGGVEGTEGLQRLSSLASRESGQGSRQIPLGRYGSLREISDATVFLFSETGSYVTGHVLVVDGGAWRLAGLVGQSAGMTYPDAVLGQQALPEDIETGRRPKPHL; encoded by the exons ATGGCCTTGCGCGTTTCAAACCTCGTTTCCCGAGCATGGACAAAGGGGCTGTTTG ACGGGACCGTCGTGTTCTGCACCGGGGGCAATGGTACCATTTGCTCCGCCCAAGTAAAGGCCCTGGTGTACCTCGGAGCCGACGCCTGCATCGTCGGTCGCAATGTTGAAAAGACCCtgaagatggccgaggacatCTCCAGAGCACGACCTCACTCGCGGGTTCTCGGCATTGGCAACGTAGACGTTCGCAACTCGGAGAGGCTCAACGCAGCGGTTGAGGAATGCGTCGCGAAGCTCGGGGCTATCGACTTTGTCAT CGCTGGGGCGGCTGGCAACTTCCTCTCCCCCATCGAGGGACTGTCAACCAACGCCTTCAAGAGCGTCGTGGACATTGACCTCCTCGGATCCTACAACACGGTCAAGGCTACGATGCCGCACCTTTTGGCGTCGGCGAACAGGGCCAGGAGCACGAGTCTCcccagcggcggccgcatCATTTTCATCTCGGCCACATTCCACTACACCGGGATGCCGTATCAGGCGCACGTTGCGTCCGCGAAAGCAGGGGTCGACGCCCTCTCTGCTTCGGTAGCCTTGGAATACGGGCCCCGCGGCGTCACTTCGAATGTGATCAGCCCGGGAGGCGTTGAGGGCACCGAGGGCCTGCAGAGACTTTCGAGCCTGGCCTCGCGTGAGTCGGGCCAAGGCTCCCGCCAGATTCCTCTTGGAAGGTATGGGTCATTGCGGGAGATTTCGGATGCCACCGTGTTCCTCTTTAGCGAGACAGGAAGCTACGTGACCGGTCATGTtctggtcgtcgacggcggcgcatGGAGGCTGGCAGGACTCGTGGGTCAGTCGGCCGGTATGACGTATCCTGACGCAGTCCTGGGCCAGCAGGCTTTGCCGGAGGACATTGAAACTGGTCGTCGGCCCAAGCCACATCTTTGA
- a CDS encoding Putative esterase, PHB depolymerase, alpha/Beta hydrolase, giving the protein MKLSTILSAVGLVVSAGAASLQQVTNFGSNPSGVKMYIYVPDKLAANPPVIVAIHYCTGTAQAYYNNSPYKGLADQKGFIVIYPESPYSGTCWDVSSKATLTHDGGANSNSIANMVKYTLDKYKGNKSKVFVTGSSSGAMMTNVLAATYPDVFAAAIVYNGVPAGCFYTNSVNGWNSTCSQGQSKATPQRWAQLVYDAYPGYAGSRPRMQIYHGSTDTTLNYANYQETIKQWSGVFGYNPDKPVTSSQNTPQANYRTDVFGDHLTGVWAVGVGHTVPIRGADDMKFFGL; this is encoded by the exons ATGAAGCTTAGCACCATCCTCTCCGCCGTTGGGCTggtcgtctcggccggcgccgcctcgctGCAGCAGGTGACCAACTTCGGCTCCAATCCCAGCGGCGTCAAGATGTACATCTACGTCCCCGACAAGCTGGCGGCCAACCCCCCCGTGATCGTCGCCATCCACTACTGCACCGGCACCGCCCAGGCCTACTACAACAACAGCCCCTACAAGGGCCTTGCCGACCAGAAGggcttcatcgtcatctATCCCGAGTCGCCCTACTCCGGGACCTGCTGGGACGTCTCATCCAAGGCGACCCTCACCCACGACGGGGGAGCAAACAGCAACTCCATCGCCAACATGGTCAAGTATACCCTGGATAAGTACAAGGGCAACAAGTCCAAGGTCTTCGTGACGGGTTCTTCGTCGGGGGCCATGATGACT AACGTCCTGGCCGCGACGTACCCcgacgtcttcgccgccgcaatCGTCTACAACGGCGTCCCGGCCGGCTGCTTCTACACGAACTCCGTCAACGGCTGGAACAGCACCTGCTCGCAGGGCCAGTCCAAGGCCACGCCGCAGCGCTGGGCTCAGCTGGTCTACGACGCCTACCCCGGCTACGCCGGGTCCCGGCCCCGCATGCAGATCTACCACGGCAGCACCGACACCACCCTCAACTACGCCAATTACCAGGAGACCATTAAGCAGTGGTCCGGCGTCTTCGGCTACAACCCGGACAAGCCCGTCACGTCCTCCCAGAACACGCCCCAGGCGAACTACCGCACGGATGTGTTTGGCGACCACCTTACAGGTGTCTGGGCCGTTGGTGTTGGGCATACCGTCCCGATCCGGGGCGCTGACGACATGAAGTTCTTTGGTTTGTAG